Sequence from the Maribacter algicola genome:
CCACGTTTTCATTATTGAACAAATACCCCAGAAAATTGTTTATGGTACCTGTAATTCGGAAATCTGTTTGTCCCGTGGAGCCCTTCAATTCGCGCAAGGTAACCGATTTAGGATTAAATGAAACCGATGTAGAGTTAAGCACAACCGGATTGGGAATTTCCTCGGATTTATATTCAAAATCGGTAAGGGTCATTTGCCCTTCCGTCTTTGTATTCTCGTACTGTTTCCTTTCAATGGTTGCCATATCAAAAGCCGTGGAAATATCGGCATTCAACAGCCCCTTTAAACTAAGTCCCGCCGGTACGGGGTATGCCTTTTCAAGATTGGCCAAGTTCATTTTTCCGTCCAAATGGGCATCGACTTTGGTATTGCCCATCAATTCGGAAATTTTTGAGGTCATATTGAACCGATCCTCATCGATCATGAAGGATGCACGATTGATATCCACGTACGTATCTTCGGCCAAACCACTATTATTGTTTATCGCTACATCAATGAATATATTTTTTACCGTTTTGGGCAGATCCGGGTATTTGAACGAAGCATTGTTCGAATTTATCTTGATATTGAACTTTGGAATATGTTCTTCGTCTACGATTCCATTAAAGCGGCCTTCTACAACGAAATCCCCCGTTGTTGTAACGTTTTCAATATTTTTGGAATACGTTTCAGGAATGACCGCCAAGAAATTTTTAAAATCGGACGAGGGAGTCTTAAAACTGATATCCACTTCCTGATTGTCGTCGTTCAATTTTACGAAGCCTTCAAAAACCAACGGAAGTTGATTGACCAGCGCCTCGTTCCTTAAAAAGGAATATTTGTTTTCGTTCAAATCGATTCCGATCAGCGCATCCAATTGCACCTTGTTCTTGTTTAAATAATTGGTGCTGTCCATTTCAAAGGAAACAAGGGCATCCGTGTGGGTATCCAGTTCCGAGGTTGCTAAGGAAAGGTCTCCGGTTCCCTTATGGTTCATTTCATCGATTTCCAAATGAATGCCGGTGGAAAAATCATCGTACAAAATCCTCGAATTGTTTATTTCGTAGGATTCCATGTTGAAGGCAAAACCTTCGGTATCCGATGAAGTTTCCGCACCCGTTGTTTCGGACTCCAAGGCAATATCGTAATTGGCATTTTCGGCCTCGTCCAACTTTATATGTAACAGCGCATCGCTCACCTGTAATTTTGAAATGGAAATAGGTTCGCCGCTTGATTTCAACAACTGCATGACCCCCATGGACAATGAGACTTCCTTGGAGGCAAACAAAGTGTCGCCCTCAAAAGGGGCCTTGTTCACCAAGCTTACGTCCTTTAAGCTAACCTCGGCATTGGGAAAACTACGGATGAGACTCAATTTGGCATCGGTAAAGTCCAAAGTGGCGTTAACGGAACTATTTACATTGTTCCTAATGATGTCCCCAATTTTGGCTTCCAGAAAAAAGGGGATGGAAACCAATAGGCCCATTATCAGCAAAAGGATTATGCCTACTATCTTTAATATCTTCTTCATATGTTAATTTAAAAAGCAATTTCTTCTAACAATCTATTGAAAATCCATTGGAATCATTGATGCTTTTCTACCAATTGTTGATGCTACCGATAGAACTCAAAAACCAACACGATTATTATGCATCAAGGTCGATTTCCTCACCTATGGCAAGGTTAAATCGTTTCCGCATCATATATACGAAGAAATACAGGAAAGGGGTGTCAATCAATGCTATAAAAATCTTAAAAAGGAAGCCGCTTATCACAAGGCCGAAAAACAGGTCCCATGGCAAGACCTTAAAGAGGCAGAGCAGTCCTACGACGGTGAACGTATCCACAAATTGTGACAGAAAAGTGGAAAAGTTGTTCCGAAGCCACAAGTATTTCCCCTTGGTCACTCTCTTCCAGAAATGGTAAATGGCAATGTCAATGTACTGGGCCGCCAAATAAGCAAGCATAGAAGCCAATACCGCTATGGGCGAGAGCGCGAATACCCTACTGAAGATTTCATCATTCAATGGGGACGATTCAATGGCAGGGGCCACATTGGCCAATAACACGATACCCAAAGAGAAAAAAGAAGCAAAAATGCCCGCTGTAACGATTTGGTTGGCCTTTTTTCGCCCAAAAATCTCGGAAATAA
This genomic interval carries:
- a CDS encoding AsmA-like C-terminal region-containing protein; amino-acid sequence: MKKILKIVGIILLLIMGLLVSIPFFLEAKIGDIIRNNVNSSVNATLDFTDAKLSLIRSFPNAEVSLKDVSLVNKAPFEGDTLFASKEVSLSMGVMQLLKSSGEPISISKLQVSDALLHIKLDEAENANYDIALESETTGAETSSDTEGFAFNMESYEINNSRILYDDFSTGIHLEIDEMNHKGTGDLSLATSELDTHTDALVSFEMDSTNYLNKNKVQLDALIGIDLNENKYSFLRNEALVNQLPLVFEGFVKLNDDNQEVDISFKTPSSDFKNFLAVIPETYSKNIENVTTTGDFVVEGRFNGIVDEEHIPKFNIKINSNNASFKYPDLPKTVKNIFIDVAINNNSGLAEDTYVDINRASFMIDEDRFNMTSKISELMGNTKVDAHLDGKMNLANLEKAYPVPAGLSLKGLLNADISTAFDMATIERKQYENTKTEGQMTLTDFEYKSEEIPNPVVLNSTSVSFNPKSVTLRELKGSTGQTDFRITGTINNFLGYLFNNENVEGTFDLVSNTFALNDFMVEESGEASGNTSSQNTASEERIKIPSFLDANFNARANTVIYDNITLRDVSGNLSIKDEKATLSNMTSSLFDGKVAFNGEVSTKQETPTFAMQLALDQLELQESFQALELFQALAPVARILKGKFSSDISLSGNLTDDFTPDLLSLTGNILADVITREISTDKAPVLSALDTKLDFIDLEKLSLKELKTKLSFENGLVAVKPFSIRYQDIEINVDGNHTFDQKMNYKATLQVPSKYLGKDINNLIARIDDRSLDSLTIPVTANIGGVYNSPEITTDLTSGIKTLTNQLIEIEKQKLVNKGKDKAKDLIGDILSGSTKKDTTGQDTKTGAKEVLSGILGGSNKADSTKIKTDTPSTPPKKEEAVKEAAKDVLKGLFGKKKTETETKKDSVN
- a CDS encoding queuosine precursor transporter, translating into MLQKDKLLARSIYLYLGALFITSLVVSNLIFQKFFYWKPFGDVTVFGVSLFEISVGILPYPITFLITDLISEIFGRKKANQIVTAGIFASFFSLGIVLLANVAPAIESSPLNDEIFSRVFALSPIAVLASMLAYLAAQYIDIAIYHFWKRVTKGKYLWLRNNFSTFLSQFVDTFTVVGLLCLFKVLPWDLFFGLVISGFLFKIFIALIDTPFLYFFVYMMRKRFNLAIGEEIDLDA